One window of the Bradyrhizobium sp. NP1 genome contains the following:
- a CDS encoding DUF2336 domain-containing protein, with product MTLSRREGVDIRPTLLRVLTDLYVQAGKHSADEERQFVELTSRLIDEVDDTTRAAVRARLAIYPHAPIETLRKLGLRPADPERAVPLARQIPAPPPAAVETRVEPRPIAEAQARLERSLSMQPQDAAEIHDMFFRASAAERALILHNLAETPLRAAARIPPSRAAHAVEALEMAAFNADVENFTLELGETLILPARVAAQVVNDPGGEPLACSARALEMPGPVFQRVLLFLNPAIGCSVQQVYRLSRLYDRLSERSALVMLAAWRGSTMAVTRAKFRPALYDDERQRARSAATTRPAAQPASLPATRTGTQGS from the coding sequence ATGACGCTCTCGCGCCGCGAAGGCGTCGACATCCGCCCCACCCTCCTGCGCGTGCTGACCGATCTTTATGTGCAGGCCGGCAAGCATTCCGCCGACGAGGAGCGCCAGTTTGTCGAATTGACCTCGCGCCTGATCGACGAGGTCGACGACACCACGCGCGCCGCCGTGCGCGCGCGCCTTGCGATCTATCCGCACGCACCGATCGAGACATTGCGCAAGCTCGGGCTCAGGCCTGCCGATCCCGAACGCGCCGTGCCGCTCGCCCGGCAAATTCCGGCACCACCGCCCGCGGCTGTCGAAACGCGGGTCGAGCCGCGGCCGATTGCCGAGGCACAGGCGCGGCTGGAGCGCAGCCTCTCGATGCAGCCGCAGGATGCTGCTGAGATCCATGACATGTTCTTCCGCGCCAGCGCCGCCGAGCGGGCGCTGATCCTGCACAACCTCGCGGAAACCCCGCTGCGGGCCGCGGCGCGGATTCCGCCCTCGCGCGCGGCACACGCCGTCGAGGCGCTGGAGATGGCGGCCTTCAACGCCGACGTCGAGAATTTCACCCTCGAGCTCGGCGAGACATTGATCCTGCCGGCGCGCGTCGCCGCGCAGGTGGTCAACGATCCCGGCGGTGAGCCGCTGGCCTGCAGCGCGCGGGCGCTCGAGATGCCGGGCCCGGTGTTCCAGCGCGTGCTGCTGTTTCTCAATCCCGCGATCGGCTGCTCGGTGCAGCAGGTCTACCGGCTGTCGCGACTCTATGACCGCCTGAGCGAGCGCTCGGCGCTGGTGATGCTGGCGGCCTGGCGCGGCTCGACCATGGCGGTCACGCGGGCCAAGTTCCGGCCTGCGCTCTATGACGACGAGCGCCAGCGCGCACGGTCGGCGGCCACGACCCGCCCCGCGGCGCAGCCGGCATCCCTGCCCGCGACGCGCACCGGCACGCAGGGCTCGTGA
- a CDS encoding CHAT domain-containing protein translates to MHDRSPIRYICGLAAAVVLIGSAGPALSLSMEAAIENCRMSVGRPIVMACMRASGGMASLEACRSQAKPKVRACVMAALNAANGRANTAVELPTEAAPKAASSTTALPAGFVPPPRTIADITAILDAEKPDLKKIEKVKSDADRMPTGKESKQELAQFYYDRANARSQLGRLADAIADANKAAEVGRGVVDFNMMGRLMLFAGLQYATAGDPKHALEIYQRVLREAASMPGAKGFQFSTYRQMAGVVVQMGDIAQAEGYLQRALTGIREARTSGHPAWRASYAKYGQAWESDIDYTRAIIAEARGRFAEAEAAYRTAEQRKRASMKALLASENPPTESTLLQAIDTTAVCQARMKAAQGRLAEAEVDARRALLARLKDVGKYNGMMPYYVTGLASILVEQGRYPEAEQLARVALEINKTVGSADNSQSRVQLLARLGGVLYLERKNDEAGLVYDAIDKAIADWEPQRRLVFELNPSRILSLYASGQTAAGIAAAEELVKKLTARLGESHADTAGARAVFAMGLARAGRNADAAREFRAAIPVMISASREGADDEGSGSVAARSLRLQVSVENYLAMLARDKDRTGEIGEETFGLADAVRGHAVQQALAASSARAAARDPALAELVRKEQDLAKQVNAQLGLLNNVLSQPSSERDEKGVQAINASISSLRAERETARREINQKFPVYADLVSPKSPTVAEIRATLADGEAMLSFYFGQTGSFVWAVPKSGGVAFAEIKAKSAEIEDRIRKLREALEPQAAMVSDIPAFDLKLAYELYGLLLQPVESGWKPAKNLIVVTNGALGLLPLSLLPTAPAEVAQDDDPLFAGYRKVPWLARTHAVTTVPSAAALRTLRQLPPGKPGRGELVGFGDPYFSKEQEAEAASAESTVRVADAGTTTTRGLPLKRRSSPKLEGVDSAELGLLPRLPDTADELKSIALALQADPSKVLYLGKDASEAKVKSLDLSGFKVLAFATHGLVPGELNGLSQPALALSSPAITGEEGDGLLTMEEILGLKLDADWVVLSACNTGAGAGAGAEAASGLGRAFFYAGTRALLVTNWSVHSQSARQLVTDLFKRQADDPKLGRGEALRQAMMALADGPGYVNAEGKTEFAYAHPLFWAPYTIIGDGGVR, encoded by the coding sequence ATGCATGACCGCTCCCCGATCCGATACATCTGCGGGCTGGCTGCCGCCGTCGTCCTGATTGGATCCGCCGGTCCCGCATTGTCTCTTTCCATGGAAGCGGCGATCGAGAATTGCCGGATGAGCGTCGGCAGGCCGATCGTGATGGCCTGCATGCGCGCCAGCGGCGGGATGGCCAGCCTCGAGGCGTGCCGCTCCCAGGCAAAGCCCAAGGTGCGGGCCTGCGTGATGGCCGCACTGAACGCCGCCAATGGGCGCGCCAATACCGCCGTCGAGCTTCCCACCGAAGCCGCGCCGAAGGCAGCTTCCTCGACGACGGCGCTGCCGGCCGGCTTCGTTCCGCCGCCCCGGACCATCGCTGACATCACCGCGATCCTCGATGCCGAAAAGCCCGACCTGAAGAAGATCGAGAAGGTCAAGTCGGACGCCGACAGGATGCCGACCGGAAAGGAGTCGAAACAAGAGCTCGCGCAGTTCTATTACGACCGGGCCAATGCGCGCTCGCAGCTCGGCCGGCTGGCCGATGCGATCGCCGACGCCAACAAGGCCGCCGAGGTCGGCCGCGGGGTCGTCGACTTCAATATGATGGGGCGGCTCATGCTGTTCGCCGGGCTGCAATACGCAACCGCCGGCGACCCCAAACATGCGCTCGAAATCTATCAGCGTGTGCTTCGCGAAGCCGCCTCGATGCCCGGCGCCAAGGGCTTTCAGTTCAGCACCTATCGACAGATGGCCGGCGTCGTCGTTCAGATGGGCGATATCGCCCAGGCCGAAGGCTATCTGCAGCGCGCCCTTACCGGCATCCGCGAGGCGCGAACCAGCGGCCATCCCGCGTGGAGGGCATCCTACGCCAAATACGGACAGGCCTGGGAATCCGACATCGACTACACCCGGGCCATCATTGCCGAGGCGAGGGGGCGGTTCGCCGAGGCGGAGGCGGCCTATCGCACGGCGGAGCAGCGCAAGCGGGCCAGCATGAAGGCCTTGCTGGCCTCGGAGAATCCGCCGACCGAATCCACGCTGCTGCAGGCGATCGATACGACGGCGGTCTGTCAGGCGCGGATGAAGGCCGCCCAGGGCAGGCTCGCCGAAGCCGAAGTGGACGCGCGCCGCGCGCTGCTGGCACGGCTGAAGGATGTCGGCAAGTACAATGGCATGATGCCCTATTATGTGACCGGGCTTGCTTCCATCCTCGTCGAGCAGGGCCGCTACCCGGAGGCCGAGCAGCTCGCGCGGGTGGCGCTCGAGATCAACAAGACGGTCGGTTCGGCCGACAATTCGCAATCCAGGGTGCAACTGCTGGCCCGGCTCGGCGGCGTCCTCTATCTGGAGCGCAAGAACGACGAGGCAGGCCTGGTCTATGACGCGATCGACAAGGCGATCGCCGATTGGGAACCGCAGCGGCGGCTGGTCTTCGAACTCAACCCGTCGCGGATTCTGTCGCTCTATGCTTCCGGTCAGACTGCGGCCGGAATCGCCGCCGCCGAAGAGTTGGTGAAGAAGCTGACGGCCCGGCTCGGCGAAAGTCACGCCGATACCGCAGGGGCGCGCGCTGTGTTCGCGATGGGCCTGGCGCGGGCGGGGCGGAACGCCGATGCGGCCCGCGAGTTCAGGGCCGCGATCCCGGTCATGATATCGGCCTCCCGCGAGGGCGCCGATGACGAGGGCTCCGGCTCGGTCGCTGCGCGCAGCCTGCGCCTGCAGGTGTCGGTCGAGAACTATCTCGCCATGCTCGCGCGGGACAAGGACCGCACAGGTGAGATCGGCGAGGAGACGTTCGGTCTTGCCGACGCGGTGCGCGGTCACGCGGTGCAGCAGGCGCTGGCAGCGTCGAGCGCGCGGGCCGCGGCCAGGGATCCGGCCCTTGCCGAGCTGGTGCGCAAGGAGCAGGACCTCGCCAAGCAGGTGAACGCGCAGCTTGGACTGCTGAACAACGTGTTGTCGCAGCCATCATCGGAGCGCGACGAAAAGGGCGTGCAGGCCATCAATGCCTCGATCAGCAGCCTGCGCGCCGAACGCGAGACGGCGCGGCGGGAGATCAATCAGAAATTCCCGGTCTACGCCGATCTGGTGTCGCCGAAGTCCCCGACCGTCGCCGAAATTAGGGCGACGCTGGCGGATGGGGAGGCGATGCTGTCCTTCTACTTCGGCCAGACCGGAAGCTTCGTATGGGCGGTTCCCAAAAGCGGCGGGGTGGCGTTTGCGGAGATCAAGGCAAAGAGCGCCGAGATCGAGGACAGGATCCGCAAGCTGCGCGAGGCGCTCGAACCGCAGGCGGCGATGGTTTCGGACATCCCCGCTTTCGACCTCAAGCTCGCCTACGAGCTCTATGGGTTGTTGCTGCAGCCGGTCGAGAGCGGATGGAAGCCGGCCAAGAATCTGATCGTCGTGACCAACGGCGCGCTCGGCCTGCTGCCGCTGTCGCTGCTGCCGACCGCGCCGGCCGAGGTGGCGCAGGACGACGATCCGCTGTTTGCCGGATATCGCAAGGTGCCATGGCTGGCACGCACGCATGCGGTGACGACTGTCCCGTCGGCGGCGGCCCTGCGCACGCTCAGGCAGCTTCCGCCGGGCAAGCCCGGCCGCGGCGAACTGGTTGGATTCGGCGATCCCTATTTCAGCAAGGAGCAGGAGGCCGAAGCGGCCTCGGCCGAAAGCACTGTCCGGGTGGCCGATGCCGGCACCACGACGACGCGGGGCCTGCCCCTGAAGCGCCGGAGCAGCCCGAAGCTGGAGGGCGTCGACAGCGCCGAACTGGGGCTCTTGCCGCGTCTTCCCGACACCGCCGACGAACTGAAATCGATCGCGCTGGCGCTGCAGGCCGATCCTTCGAAGGTGCTCTATCTCGGCAAGGACGCTTCGGAGGCGAAGGTCAAGTCGCTGGACCTCTCCGGCTTCAAGGTGCTGGCGTTTGCGACCCACGGCCTCGTTCCAGGCGAGCTGAACGGATTGAGCCAGCCGGCGCTTGCGCTGTCGTCGCCGGCGATTACGGGCGAGGAAGGCGATGGCCTGCTGACCATGGAGGAAATCCTCGGTCTGAAGCTCGATGCCGACTGGGTGGTGCTGTCGGCCTGCAACACCGGTGCGGGCGCAGGCGCCGGCGCCGAGGCGGCGTCCGGCCTCGGGCGCGCGTTCTTCTATGCTGGTACAAGGGCATTGCTGGTCACGAACTGGTCGGTGCATTCACAGTCGGCGCGTCAACTGGTCACGGACCTGTTCAAGCGGCAGGCCGACGATCCGAAGCTGGGGCGCGGCGAGGCATTGCGGCAGGCGATGATGGCGCTTGCCGACGGACCAGGCTACGTCAACGCCGAGGGCAAGACTGAATTTGCCTATGCCCATCCGCTGTTCTGGGCGCCTTACACGATCATCGGAGACGGCGGCGTCCGCTGA
- a CDS encoding DUF1491 family protein, producing the protein MRLKTSIWVAAYLRRCQGEGVFGAVRRRGAEEAGAVFVKVALLDGKAILYVPAPQTAYDDSRPAERIFVPTSPEPVPEQSVEERLKKEIRFDPDVWIVETEDREGRHFLDLARA; encoded by the coding sequence ATGCGATTGAAGACCAGCATATGGGTGGCTGCCTACCTGCGCCGCTGCCAGGGGGAGGGCGTGTTCGGCGCGGTGCGTCGGCGCGGCGCCGAGGAGGCCGGTGCGGTATTCGTCAAGGTCGCGCTGCTCGACGGCAAGGCAATACTGTATGTGCCGGCGCCGCAGACCGCCTATGATGACAGCCGGCCGGCGGAACGCATTTTTGTGCCGACGTCGCCCGAGCCGGTGCCGGAGCAGTCGGTGGAAGAGCGGCTCAAGAAGGAAATCCGCTTTGATCCCGACGTCTGGATCGTCGAGACCGAAGACCGCGAGGGGCGCCATTTCCTGGATCTGGCGCGCGCGTGA
- a CDS encoding amino acid synthesis family protein, whose amino-acid sequence MKFRQITLVSQDIFSEGGRELAAPCRRAAACGVLHNPYAGGPPIDDFGALVDLSVEAGNVLSARALEALGPLKPRGYGKAVLVGTSGDLEHGASMIHVRIGLAMRQAAGGGPALIPGNARVGGPGAPIDVIFGGLDDSWDYDAMDTMTVSVADAPRPDEILLIVAFLGGTRPNARIKGASPEQVAEVVRKIRSRDRA is encoded by the coding sequence ATGAAATTCCGCCAGATCACGCTCGTCAGCCAGGACATATTCAGCGAAGGCGGTCGCGAACTCGCCGCCCCCTGCCGTCGCGCCGCCGCCTGCGGCGTGCTGCACAACCCATATGCCGGCGGGCCGCCGATCGACGATTTCGGCGCGCTGGTCGATCTTTCGGTCGAGGCCGGAAACGTGCTGTCGGCGCGCGCGCTCGAGGCGCTTGGCCCGCTGAAGCCGCGCGGCTATGGCAAGGCAGTCCTCGTCGGCACGTCGGGCGATCTCGAGCACGGCGCCAGCATGATCCATGTCCGGATCGGGCTTGCGATGCGCCAGGCGGCCGGCGGCGGGCCTGCGCTGATTCCGGGCAATGCCAGGGTCGGCGGACCCGGCGCGCCGATCGACGTGATTTTCGGCGGCCTTGACGACTCCTGGGACTACGACGCCATGGACACGATGACGGTTTCGGTCGCCGACGCGCCCCGCCCCGACGAGATCCTGCTGATCGTGGCCTTCCTCGGCGGCACGCGGCCCAATGCGCGCATCAAGGGCGCCTCGCCCGAACAGGTCGCCGAGGTCGTTCGCAAGATCCGGAGCCGCGACCGTGCCTGA